A region of Domibacillus sp. DTU_2020_1001157_1_SI_ALB_TIR_016 DNA encodes the following proteins:
- a CDS encoding anion permease: MLLTYTAIGIALFFAMNIGASGTAASMGAAYGASAIKKRAALILVSIAAFLGAVLGGGEVVKTIGKGIIPSDLLTVKIVIIILLGATLTLFISNLLGIPLSTSEVTVGAVVGVGLAYHRLFTDQLLVILLFWVIVPIASFIITFVAGKLISRAEKRWPQLKGQGKWAKGLSILLILGGCWEAFSAGMNNVANAVGPLIGAGIMSTNSGLWLGALFVSIGALVMGSRVLETNAKKITKLSLLEGSAISFTGGTLVVVASVFGLPIPLTQVTTCGILGVGAAQGGFGIFQKGIIKRILLIWIISPLFSIVVSYFLINLLVDMDIYNLIVMLSVFIATVGSIKLAQHVREEQRSIYNEGEGI; encoded by the coding sequence ATGTTATTAACGTACACAGCTATTGGAATTGCCCTATTTTTTGCTATGAACATTGGTGCCAGCGGAACAGCTGCTTCCATGGGTGCGGCCTATGGCGCCAGCGCGATAAAAAAACGGGCCGCTTTAATTTTAGTTTCCATTGCCGCTTTTTTAGGTGCCGTTTTGGGCGGCGGTGAAGTAGTAAAAACGATTGGAAAAGGAATCATCCCTTCTGATCTGTTAACGGTTAAAATCGTTATTATTATTCTTTTGGGCGCAACTCTTACTTTATTTATCTCCAATCTTCTAGGAATTCCGCTGTCGACTAGTGAGGTAACGGTTGGAGCGGTAGTAGGCGTCGGTCTTGCTTACCACCGGTTATTTACGGATCAGCTTTTGGTGATTTTATTGTTTTGGGTGATCGTTCCTATTGCGTCTTTCATTATTACTTTTGTTGCTGGAAAATTGATTTCCCGGGCGGAAAAACGCTGGCCTCAATTAAAAGGGCAGGGGAAATGGGCAAAAGGGCTTTCTATTTTATTAATACTTGGCGGCTGCTGGGAAGCATTTTCTGCCGGAATGAACAACGTGGCCAATGCAGTCGGCCCTCTTATTGGCGCAGGGATTATGTCCACCAATAGCGGCCTCTGGCTCGGCGCTTTATTTGTTTCAATTGGGGCCCTGGTGATGGGCAGCAGGGTGCTGGAAACCAATGCAAAGAAAATTACCAAACTGTCTCTGTTGGAAGGTAGCGCCATTTCATTTACAGGCGGTACGCTTGTGGTAGTGGCCTCTGTATTTGGACTGCCTATCCCTCTTACGCAAGTGACTACTTGTGGAATTCTTGGAGTGGGGGCGGCTCAAGGAGGATTTGGCATTTTTCAAAAAGGGATTATTAAACGAATTCTATTGATATGGATTATCTCTCCCCTGTTTTCTATTGTTGTTTCGTATTTCCTCATCAATCTGCTTGTAGATATGGATATTTACAATTTGATCGTGATGTTAAGTGTCTTTATTGCTACGGTTGGTTCCATTAAATTAGCGCAGCATGTGCGAGAGGAACAACGCTCTATTTATAACGAGGGTGAAGGAATTTAA